The genomic segment aggactcgcgacaaGTGATAAGGCACGCCCcccgtggttcagccaatgagggcgaatctgccgggtgacgtcatggccggcccccgtcactcccccgccacgcccccaccCCGGTCTCTCtttctgcagtgagctgcagaccagggaatcagctgcacgcgccgccaatctcgcgggcgcgcgttgcagcagAGTTaccgggccttagccttagatccCAAAGCCTCAGCCTTTCCCACACTGAAGGCGGAGGGTGTCAAGATTCCAGGTatttaaataaaacgttgttacccggagtgtgtctggcttttattgtaaCTTGTCCTGAAGTCTGTCACTGATACAGGTTATCTATAtcatcacttctctgtgtgtatccgactgtctcttttcttattaactCTGCGCatgtctgtcacttgttatagtagatctgtcacttttcatgttccctttgagTGTATCTTGTGTCTCTTTATGTCTCGCTGTATCTCCATGTGTTTGCTAAGACTTTCACTGCTACAGTGCTAGAGTCCTACAAAAGGTGTGttggtagatgtgtgtgtgtataggtgtgtgttgaggtaggtgtgtgtgtgttgaggtaggGATGTGTGTAatagagcaagagagagagatatagcgGCACAGCGTTTCggtcctatatatacacacacacgttcctgCTCCTAAAAAACTGCAGGAACGGAGTACCAACAGGTTCCTACTCCTAAAATAGAAACGCACAGTCAGTCATATTCACACACTCCCACTAAAATACGCACAGATTGATACTCTTGTacaagcacagacacacactacaagatatatatacatgtatacatacacacacacacaatcatactTCTCATTATGCTTTACAAACACAGTAACTGTCAGACAGTAACACAAACTCACTCAGAAACACTGGCCAGGatagaggtcaggcccaacttgcagtgccggccagGCCCCTCACAGATACCTGTCCCGGCTATCCCCCGGCTATCTCCCCCTGTCGGGGAATGGGCCTTGAATGAGTCTATTACTCTGAAGCGTTGCTAACATTGCGAAGCAACGttgggttgtgaagattgttactgtttgaaTGCTGTGGACAATTGGCTTAACCGTCGATCcccccatacagcaccaggacatgtatgagagtgaggaatacatgtgatcacattactatcctctgtatcataGGCATGGGAGGAGTTTGACAGCGAGGAGGAAGAAGATAAAAAACGCACTTCACGGGTAAATGGGAATGGCATAGTTGTGAATCTGCCGCACACACAGTGCTATTAGCTGTTGTACTATTTATGGAAAAGTCTGCAACACTTTACAGTGTAATAATACAGAATCTGCTGGAGATGTTTTAATGAAGGTTAGTGGGTCCCTGTTTCCTCGGGTCTCATGCGATGGGAGCGTTCCCCAAATCTGAGGTTTGTGCCCCTAttaaatggaggggggggggagagaaatacatagaaacaaaaataaggagagacagagataaataaaagagataagattaaagggagagagactgacaggagagagaaaggaaaggcagagagtagggagacttctcGTCCAAGATGATGAAACAGCTGTGACCCATGGACACCTTCTCTGGGAAACCTTCCACTACCCATGTGACATTACACCTCCACCGTAGGGCGTACTGCGtctggggagggtgtgtgtaaaggatcctggggagggGCATATAACGGAGTTCTGCGGAGGGGTATacaatgggtactgggcctggggaggtgggtataatggggtaatgggcctggggaggtgggtataacggggtattggagagggggtataagtggcacaggagctcttgcgatacagagtatcactgtccctggttacaaacacttcatgtctcctgcagatcaggacatgcACGAAGGTGTTGcgctttgtgccaccagacgacgaggcgggctacgaggcggacgacgaggcaaaCGTCGAGACGGATGACGAGTCGCACGACACGTGGGGTGATGAGGTGGAAGCCAGATGTAGAGGGATGTGGTGCTTCCCCTGTCTCAGGCTGGGGAGAAGATTCCAGAAGCAGGTAGCAGAGGGGCCAGTGCAGAGAATTAGGGGTATTCTAGGGACCCTGAGAAgatggtttgaccgcaggagggAGATAAGAGCACAAAGGCTGCGGGACAGGCAGGCACgtgagagagaagaagaagaacGGGCAATGCGCTGGTTTTATGCGCACCAGCTGGGAGTTTCAGTTATGGCCCTagatgtataaaaaaataataagataaataaaataataaacagaggCGTAGCTATCGGgcctgcagggggtgcgaccgcaccccagcgcgacgcaaaatgaaagggcgccaaaatactggacaaaaaaaagaaaaataatttaaaaaagataaataaataaaataataagaggaaaaaataataatgatt from the Ascaphus truei isolate aAscTru1 unplaced genomic scaffold, aAscTru1.hap1 HAP1_SCAFFOLD_1635, whole genome shotgun sequence genome contains:
- the LOC142476645 gene encoding uncharacterized protein LOC142476645 — protein: MINVDAAADSTSETRWGGGNRGEQGKRVVQPCLKALSCIQSEGEKWLDEEWLSEDSDIRPRKKPKKRPDRVKAWEEFDSEEEEDKKRTSRIRTCTKVLRFVPPDDEAGYEADDEANVETDDESHDTWGDEVEARCRGMWCFPCLRLGRRFQKQVAEGPVQRIRGILGTLRRWFDRRREIRAQRLRDRQAREREEEERAMRWFYAHQLGVSVMALDV